One Elaeis guineensis isolate ETL-2024a chromosome 10, EG11, whole genome shotgun sequence genomic window carries:
- the LOC105035122 gene encoding uncharacterized protein isoform X7, protein MSEMDPDQIWNHPCPDPRLNLENVAVNDVNSMNNFNITHGSNGPPLSTFTSEIPNYMAIGTSHDLSLRAPSAASSSQRPLSYVQQGPPFYNQHATGDVGCMVNPHMDHGRASYKRKIPELSIVSDRGNASRYYGAGSASSLPFTNELIQPKPLSGPHCWPWDPVSMVPSYSSNVLSSGEGSQRNVRARHNHAFHVETVPIGVHASNNLPQHFHSAADTSGLGVVGQWSQNSVPMDPQRVALSSDVGSFNHQMNQSLAGSSGTNNSIEIDGGCHSNLIASRNSSTALASIQGPPTGGLGLARSNYGQRTSYRAISSYPSVGFTVTSEDGRQPGMETVMPPGQPRPLTTIGRHGERNGRARNFYDRFQSFSDEDNNGRRRVSEGVAIMDRPTFYDSRNFFDQHHDMRLDIDNMSYEELLALGDRIGIVSTGLSEDAISRCLMEILYCSSKQDQDDEEELKCAICLEEYRGGESLGRLNCGHDFHASCIKQWLLIKNVCPICKASALEDTIKEK, encoded by the exons ATGTCTGAAATGGATCCTGACCAAATCTGGAATCATCCATGCCCAGATCCTCGCCTGAACTTGG AGAATGTAGCAGTCAATGATGTGAATTCAATGAACAACTTTAACATCACTCACGGATCAAATGGCCCTCCATTGTCTACTTTCACTTCAGAGATTCCAAATTACATGGCAATTGGAACCTCACATGATCTCAGCCTGCGTGCTCCATCTGCTGCCAGCTCTAGTCAGCGTCCCCTGAGTTATGTCCAGCAAGGACCTCCTTTCTACAATCAACATGCAACTGGGGATGTGGGCTGCATGGTTAATCCTCATATGGACCATGGAAGAGCATCATATAAAAGAAAGATCCCAGAACTCTCAATAGTTTCTGACAGAGGAAACGCCAGCAGATATTATGGTGCTGGTAGTGCTTCCAGTCTTCCCTTTACAAATGAGCTAATACAGCCAAAGCCTTTATCAGGTCCTCATTGTTGGCCTTGGGATCCTGTTAGCATGGTCCCCAGTTACAGCAGTAATGTCTTATCTTCTGGAGAAGGATCTCAGAGAAATGTCCGAGCCCGACATAATCATGCCTTTCATGTGGAAACAGTCCCAATTGGGGTCCATGCATCTAACAATCTACCTCAACATTTTCATTCAGCAGCAGATACTTCTGGTCTGGGTGTAGTAGGGCAATGGAGCCAAAATTCTGTGCCTATGGATCCCCAAAGAGTGGCTCTATCTTCAG ATGTTGGCTCCTTCAATCATCAGATGAATCAGTCCCTTGCGGGAAGCAGTGGCACCAATAACAGTATAGAGATTGATGGGGGGTGCCACTCCAATCTCATTGCAAGTAGAAATTCAAGTACTGCTCTAGCAAGTATTCAGGGTCCTCCCACAGGGGGCCTAGGGCTGGCTCGTAGTAACTATGGTCAAAGAACTTCTTATAGGGCCATTTCGAGCTACCCATCTGTGGGTTTTACGGTCACTTCTGAAGATGGCAGGCAGCCGGGAATGGAAACTGTTATGCCTCCCGGACAGCCAAGGCCACTGACTACTATTGGGCGTCATGGTGAGAGGAATGGGAGGGCAAGGAATTTCTATGATAGATTCCAGTCATTTTCAGATGAAGACAATAATGGCAGGAGACGGGTTTCTGAG GGGGTTGCTATAATGGACCGGCCAACCTTCTATGATTCTAGGAATTTCTTTGATCAGCACCATGACATGAGACTAGACATTGATAACATGAGTTATGAG GAGCTGCTTGCACTGGGAGACAGAATTGGAATTGTTAGCACAGGCTTGTCTGAAGATGCCATCTCAAGATGTTTGATGGAGATATTGTACTGCTCTTCCAAACAGGATCAGGATGATGAGGAAGAATTAAAGTGTGCAATATGCTTG GAAGAGTATAGAGGTGGAGAAAGTCTTGGGAGACTGAACTGTGGACATGATTTTCATGCCAGCTGCATTAAGCAATGGTTGCTGATAAAGAATGTCTGCCCAATCTGCAAAGCCTCAGCCTTGGAAGATACTATAAAGGAAAAATAA
- the LOC105035122 gene encoding uncharacterized protein isoform X2 yields MSSMGHRHLINQSQMSEMDPDQIWNHPCPDPRLNLENGSFVLSSENVAVNDVNSMNNFNITHGSNGPPLSTFTSEIPNYMAIGTSHDLSLRAPSAASSSQRPLSYVQQGPPFYNQHATGDVGCMVNPHMDHGRASYKRKIPELSIVSDRGNASRYYGAGSASSLPFTNELIQPKPLSGPHCWPWDPVSMVPSYSSNVLSSGEGSQRNVRARHNHAFHVETVPIGVHASNNLPQHFHSAADTSGLGVVGQWSQNSVPMDPQRVALSSDVGSFNHQMNQSLAGSSGTNNSIEIDGGCHSNLIASRNSSTALASIQGPPTGGLGLARSNYGQRTSYRAISSYPSVGFTVTSEDGRQPGMETVMPPGQPRPLTTIGRHGERNGRARNFYDRFQSFSDEDNNGRRRVSEGVAIMDRPTFYDSRNFFDQHHDMRLDIDNMSYEELLALGDRIGIVSTGLSEDAISRCLMEILYCSSKQDQDDEEELKCAICLEEYRGGESLGRLNCGHDFHASCIKQWLLIKNVCPICKASALEDTIKEK; encoded by the exons ATGTCTTCTATGGGGCATAGGCACTTGATTAATCAATCCCAAATGTCTGAAATGGATCCTGACCAAATCTGGAATCATCCATGCCCAGATCCTCGCCTGAACTTGG AAAATGGTTCTTTCGTGCTTTCTTCAGAGAATGTAGCAGTCAATGATGTGAATTCAATGAACAACTTTAACATCACTCACGGATCAAATGGCCCTCCATTGTCTACTTTCACTTCAGAGATTCCAAATTACATGGCAATTGGAACCTCACATGATCTCAGCCTGCGTGCTCCATCTGCTGCCAGCTCTAGTCAGCGTCCCCTGAGTTATGTCCAGCAAGGACCTCCTTTCTACAATCAACATGCAACTGGGGATGTGGGCTGCATGGTTAATCCTCATATGGACCATGGAAGAGCATCATATAAAAGAAAGATCCCAGAACTCTCAATAGTTTCTGACAGAGGAAACGCCAGCAGATATTATGGTGCTGGTAGTGCTTCCAGTCTTCCCTTTACAAATGAGCTAATACAGCCAAAGCCTTTATCAGGTCCTCATTGTTGGCCTTGGGATCCTGTTAGCATGGTCCCCAGTTACAGCAGTAATGTCTTATCTTCTGGAGAAGGATCTCAGAGAAATGTCCGAGCCCGACATAATCATGCCTTTCATGTGGAAACAGTCCCAATTGGGGTCCATGCATCTAACAATCTACCTCAACATTTTCATTCAGCAGCAGATACTTCTGGTCTGGGTGTAGTAGGGCAATGGAGCCAAAATTCTGTGCCTATGGATCCCCAAAGAGTGGCTCTATCTTCAG ATGTTGGCTCCTTCAATCATCAGATGAATCAGTCCCTTGCGGGAAGCAGTGGCACCAATAACAGTATAGAGATTGATGGGGGGTGCCACTCCAATCTCATTGCAAGTAGAAATTCAAGTACTGCTCTAGCAAGTATTCAGGGTCCTCCCACAGGGGGCCTAGGGCTGGCTCGTAGTAACTATGGTCAAAGAACTTCTTATAGGGCCATTTCGAGCTACCCATCTGTGGGTTTTACGGTCACTTCTGAAGATGGCAGGCAGCCGGGAATGGAAACTGTTATGCCTCCCGGACAGCCAAGGCCACTGACTACTATTGGGCGTCATGGTGAGAGGAATGGGAGGGCAAGGAATTTCTATGATAGATTCCAGTCATTTTCAGATGAAGACAATAATGGCAGGAGACGGGTTTCTGAG GGGGTTGCTATAATGGACCGGCCAACCTTCTATGATTCTAGGAATTTCTTTGATCAGCACCATGACATGAGACTAGACATTGATAACATGAGTTATGAG GAGCTGCTTGCACTGGGAGACAGAATTGGAATTGTTAGCACAGGCTTGTCTGAAGATGCCATCTCAAGATGTTTGATGGAGATATTGTACTGCTCTTCCAAACAGGATCAGGATGATGAGGAAGAATTAAAGTGTGCAATATGCTTG GAAGAGTATAGAGGTGGAGAAAGTCTTGGGAGACTGAACTGTGGACATGATTTTCATGCCAGCTGCATTAAGCAATGGTTGCTGATAAAGAATGTCTGCCCAATCTGCAAAGCCTCAGCCTTGGAAGATACTATAAAGGAAAAATAA
- the LOC105035122 gene encoding uncharacterized protein isoform X5 yields the protein MSSMGHRHLINQSQMSEMDPDQIWNHPCPDPRLNLENVAVNDVNSMNNFNITHGSNGPPLSTFTSEIPNYMAIGTSHDLSLRAPSAASSSQRPLSYVQQGPPFYNQHATGDVGCMVNPHMDHGRASYKRKIPELSIVSDRGNASRYYGAGSASSLPFTNELIQPKPLSGPHCWPWDPVSMVPSYSSNVLSSGEGSQRNVRARHNHAFHVETVPIGVHASNNLPQHFHSAADTSGLGVVGQWSQNSVPMDPQRVALSSDVGSFNHQMNQSLAGSSGTNNSIEIDGGCHSNLIASRNSSTALASIQGPPTGGLGLARSNYGQRTSYRAISSYPSVGFTVTSEDGRQPGMETVMPPGQPRPLTTIGRHGERNGRARNFYDRFQSFSDEDNNGRRRVSEGVAIMDRPTFYDSRNFFDQHHDMRLDIDNMSYEELLALGDRIGIVSTGLSEDAISRCLMEILYCSSKQDQDDEEELKCAICLEEYRGGESLGRLNCGHDFHASCIKQWLLIKNVCPICKASALEDTIKEK from the exons ATGTCTTCTATGGGGCATAGGCACTTGATTAATCAATCCCAAATGTCTGAAATGGATCCTGACCAAATCTGGAATCATCCATGCCCAGATCCTCGCCTGAACTTGG AGAATGTAGCAGTCAATGATGTGAATTCAATGAACAACTTTAACATCACTCACGGATCAAATGGCCCTCCATTGTCTACTTTCACTTCAGAGATTCCAAATTACATGGCAATTGGAACCTCACATGATCTCAGCCTGCGTGCTCCATCTGCTGCCAGCTCTAGTCAGCGTCCCCTGAGTTATGTCCAGCAAGGACCTCCTTTCTACAATCAACATGCAACTGGGGATGTGGGCTGCATGGTTAATCCTCATATGGACCATGGAAGAGCATCATATAAAAGAAAGATCCCAGAACTCTCAATAGTTTCTGACAGAGGAAACGCCAGCAGATATTATGGTGCTGGTAGTGCTTCCAGTCTTCCCTTTACAAATGAGCTAATACAGCCAAAGCCTTTATCAGGTCCTCATTGTTGGCCTTGGGATCCTGTTAGCATGGTCCCCAGTTACAGCAGTAATGTCTTATCTTCTGGAGAAGGATCTCAGAGAAATGTCCGAGCCCGACATAATCATGCCTTTCATGTGGAAACAGTCCCAATTGGGGTCCATGCATCTAACAATCTACCTCAACATTTTCATTCAGCAGCAGATACTTCTGGTCTGGGTGTAGTAGGGCAATGGAGCCAAAATTCTGTGCCTATGGATCCCCAAAGAGTGGCTCTATCTTCAG ATGTTGGCTCCTTCAATCATCAGATGAATCAGTCCCTTGCGGGAAGCAGTGGCACCAATAACAGTATAGAGATTGATGGGGGGTGCCACTCCAATCTCATTGCAAGTAGAAATTCAAGTACTGCTCTAGCAAGTATTCAGGGTCCTCCCACAGGGGGCCTAGGGCTGGCTCGTAGTAACTATGGTCAAAGAACTTCTTATAGGGCCATTTCGAGCTACCCATCTGTGGGTTTTACGGTCACTTCTGAAGATGGCAGGCAGCCGGGAATGGAAACTGTTATGCCTCCCGGACAGCCAAGGCCACTGACTACTATTGGGCGTCATGGTGAGAGGAATGGGAGGGCAAGGAATTTCTATGATAGATTCCAGTCATTTTCAGATGAAGACAATAATGGCAGGAGACGGGTTTCTGAG GGGGTTGCTATAATGGACCGGCCAACCTTCTATGATTCTAGGAATTTCTTTGATCAGCACCATGACATGAGACTAGACATTGATAACATGAGTTATGAG GAGCTGCTTGCACTGGGAGACAGAATTGGAATTGTTAGCACAGGCTTGTCTGAAGATGCCATCTCAAGATGTTTGATGGAGATATTGTACTGCTCTTCCAAACAGGATCAGGATGATGAGGAAGAATTAAAGTGTGCAATATGCTTG GAAGAGTATAGAGGTGGAGAAAGTCTTGGGAGACTGAACTGTGGACATGATTTTCATGCCAGCTGCATTAAGCAATGGTTGCTGATAAAGAATGTCTGCCCAATCTGCAAAGCCTCAGCCTTGGAAGATACTATAAAGGAAAAATAA
- the LOC105035122 gene encoding uncharacterized protein isoform X3, producing MMSKEHLINQSQMSEMDPDQIWNHPCPDPRLNLENGSFVLSSENVAVNDVNSMNNFNITHGSNGPPLSTFTSEIPNYMAIGTSHDLSLRAPSAASSSQRPLSYVQQGPPFYNQHATGDVGCMVNPHMDHGRASYKRKIPELSIVSDRGNASRYYGAGSASSLPFTNELIQPKPLSGPHCWPWDPVSMVPSYSSNVLSSGEGSQRNVRARHNHAFHVETVPIGVHASNNLPQHFHSAADTSGLGVVGQWSQNSVPMDPQRVALSSDVGSFNHQMNQSLAGSSGTNNSIEIDGGCHSNLIASRNSSTALASIQGPPTGGLGLARSNYGQRTSYRAISSYPSVGFTVTSEDGRQPGMETVMPPGQPRPLTTIGRHGERNGRARNFYDRFQSFSDEDNNGRRRVSEGVAIMDRPTFYDSRNFFDQHHDMRLDIDNMSYEELLALGDRIGIVSTGLSEDAISRCLMEILYCSSKQDQDDEEELKCAICLEEYRGGESLGRLNCGHDFHASCIKQWLLIKNVCPICKASALEDTIKEK from the exons ATGATGTCTAAGga GCACTTGATTAATCAATCCCAAATGTCTGAAATGGATCCTGACCAAATCTGGAATCATCCATGCCCAGATCCTCGCCTGAACTTGG AAAATGGTTCTTTCGTGCTTTCTTCAGAGAATGTAGCAGTCAATGATGTGAATTCAATGAACAACTTTAACATCACTCACGGATCAAATGGCCCTCCATTGTCTACTTTCACTTCAGAGATTCCAAATTACATGGCAATTGGAACCTCACATGATCTCAGCCTGCGTGCTCCATCTGCTGCCAGCTCTAGTCAGCGTCCCCTGAGTTATGTCCAGCAAGGACCTCCTTTCTACAATCAACATGCAACTGGGGATGTGGGCTGCATGGTTAATCCTCATATGGACCATGGAAGAGCATCATATAAAAGAAAGATCCCAGAACTCTCAATAGTTTCTGACAGAGGAAACGCCAGCAGATATTATGGTGCTGGTAGTGCTTCCAGTCTTCCCTTTACAAATGAGCTAATACAGCCAAAGCCTTTATCAGGTCCTCATTGTTGGCCTTGGGATCCTGTTAGCATGGTCCCCAGTTACAGCAGTAATGTCTTATCTTCTGGAGAAGGATCTCAGAGAAATGTCCGAGCCCGACATAATCATGCCTTTCATGTGGAAACAGTCCCAATTGGGGTCCATGCATCTAACAATCTACCTCAACATTTTCATTCAGCAGCAGATACTTCTGGTCTGGGTGTAGTAGGGCAATGGAGCCAAAATTCTGTGCCTATGGATCCCCAAAGAGTGGCTCTATCTTCAG ATGTTGGCTCCTTCAATCATCAGATGAATCAGTCCCTTGCGGGAAGCAGTGGCACCAATAACAGTATAGAGATTGATGGGGGGTGCCACTCCAATCTCATTGCAAGTAGAAATTCAAGTACTGCTCTAGCAAGTATTCAGGGTCCTCCCACAGGGGGCCTAGGGCTGGCTCGTAGTAACTATGGTCAAAGAACTTCTTATAGGGCCATTTCGAGCTACCCATCTGTGGGTTTTACGGTCACTTCTGAAGATGGCAGGCAGCCGGGAATGGAAACTGTTATGCCTCCCGGACAGCCAAGGCCACTGACTACTATTGGGCGTCATGGTGAGAGGAATGGGAGGGCAAGGAATTTCTATGATAGATTCCAGTCATTTTCAGATGAAGACAATAATGGCAGGAGACGGGTTTCTGAG GGGGTTGCTATAATGGACCGGCCAACCTTCTATGATTCTAGGAATTTCTTTGATCAGCACCATGACATGAGACTAGACATTGATAACATGAGTTATGAG GAGCTGCTTGCACTGGGAGACAGAATTGGAATTGTTAGCACAGGCTTGTCTGAAGATGCCATCTCAAGATGTTTGATGGAGATATTGTACTGCTCTTCCAAACAGGATCAGGATGATGAGGAAGAATTAAAGTGTGCAATATGCTTG GAAGAGTATAGAGGTGGAGAAAGTCTTGGGAGACTGAACTGTGGACATGATTTTCATGCCAGCTGCATTAAGCAATGGTTGCTGATAAAGAATGTCTGCCCAATCTGCAAAGCCTCAGCCTTGGAAGATACTATAAAGGAAAAATAA
- the LOC105035122 gene encoding uncharacterized protein isoform X4: MVSLAVLPRFRRHLINQSQMSEMDPDQIWNHPCPDPRLNLENVAVNDVNSMNNFNITHGSNGPPLSTFTSEIPNYMAIGTSHDLSLRAPSAASSSQRPLSYVQQGPPFYNQHATGDVGCMVNPHMDHGRASYKRKIPELSIVSDRGNASRYYGAGSASSLPFTNELIQPKPLSGPHCWPWDPVSMVPSYSSNVLSSGEGSQRNVRARHNHAFHVETVPIGVHASNNLPQHFHSAADTSGLGVVGQWSQNSVPMDPQRVALSSDVGSFNHQMNQSLAGSSGTNNSIEIDGGCHSNLIASRNSSTALASIQGPPTGGLGLARSNYGQRTSYRAISSYPSVGFTVTSEDGRQPGMETVMPPGQPRPLTTIGRHGERNGRARNFYDRFQSFSDEDNNGRRRVSEGVAIMDRPTFYDSRNFFDQHHDMRLDIDNMSYEELLALGDRIGIVSTGLSEDAISRCLMEILYCSSKQDQDDEEELKCAICLEEYRGGESLGRLNCGHDFHASCIKQWLLIKNVCPICKASALEDTIKEK, translated from the exons ATGGTATCGTTGGCAGTTCTTCCAAGATTTCGCAG GCACTTGATTAATCAATCCCAAATGTCTGAAATGGATCCTGACCAAATCTGGAATCATCCATGCCCAGATCCTCGCCTGAACTTGG AGAATGTAGCAGTCAATGATGTGAATTCAATGAACAACTTTAACATCACTCACGGATCAAATGGCCCTCCATTGTCTACTTTCACTTCAGAGATTCCAAATTACATGGCAATTGGAACCTCACATGATCTCAGCCTGCGTGCTCCATCTGCTGCCAGCTCTAGTCAGCGTCCCCTGAGTTATGTCCAGCAAGGACCTCCTTTCTACAATCAACATGCAACTGGGGATGTGGGCTGCATGGTTAATCCTCATATGGACCATGGAAGAGCATCATATAAAAGAAAGATCCCAGAACTCTCAATAGTTTCTGACAGAGGAAACGCCAGCAGATATTATGGTGCTGGTAGTGCTTCCAGTCTTCCCTTTACAAATGAGCTAATACAGCCAAAGCCTTTATCAGGTCCTCATTGTTGGCCTTGGGATCCTGTTAGCATGGTCCCCAGTTACAGCAGTAATGTCTTATCTTCTGGAGAAGGATCTCAGAGAAATGTCCGAGCCCGACATAATCATGCCTTTCATGTGGAAACAGTCCCAATTGGGGTCCATGCATCTAACAATCTACCTCAACATTTTCATTCAGCAGCAGATACTTCTGGTCTGGGTGTAGTAGGGCAATGGAGCCAAAATTCTGTGCCTATGGATCCCCAAAGAGTGGCTCTATCTTCAG ATGTTGGCTCCTTCAATCATCAGATGAATCAGTCCCTTGCGGGAAGCAGTGGCACCAATAACAGTATAGAGATTGATGGGGGGTGCCACTCCAATCTCATTGCAAGTAGAAATTCAAGTACTGCTCTAGCAAGTATTCAGGGTCCTCCCACAGGGGGCCTAGGGCTGGCTCGTAGTAACTATGGTCAAAGAACTTCTTATAGGGCCATTTCGAGCTACCCATCTGTGGGTTTTACGGTCACTTCTGAAGATGGCAGGCAGCCGGGAATGGAAACTGTTATGCCTCCCGGACAGCCAAGGCCACTGACTACTATTGGGCGTCATGGTGAGAGGAATGGGAGGGCAAGGAATTTCTATGATAGATTCCAGTCATTTTCAGATGAAGACAATAATGGCAGGAGACGGGTTTCTGAG GGGGTTGCTATAATGGACCGGCCAACCTTCTATGATTCTAGGAATTTCTTTGATCAGCACCATGACATGAGACTAGACATTGATAACATGAGTTATGAG GAGCTGCTTGCACTGGGAGACAGAATTGGAATTGTTAGCACAGGCTTGTCTGAAGATGCCATCTCAAGATGTTTGATGGAGATATTGTACTGCTCTTCCAAACAGGATCAGGATGATGAGGAAGAATTAAAGTGTGCAATATGCTTG GAAGAGTATAGAGGTGGAGAAAGTCTTGGGAGACTGAACTGTGGACATGATTTTCATGCCAGCTGCATTAAGCAATGGTTGCTGATAAAGAATGTCTGCCCAATCTGCAAAGCCTCAGCCTTGGAAGATACTATAAAGGAAAAATAA
- the LOC105035122 gene encoding uncharacterized protein isoform X1 → MVSLAVLPRFRRHLINQSQMSEMDPDQIWNHPCPDPRLNLENGSFVLSSENVAVNDVNSMNNFNITHGSNGPPLSTFTSEIPNYMAIGTSHDLSLRAPSAASSSQRPLSYVQQGPPFYNQHATGDVGCMVNPHMDHGRASYKRKIPELSIVSDRGNASRYYGAGSASSLPFTNELIQPKPLSGPHCWPWDPVSMVPSYSSNVLSSGEGSQRNVRARHNHAFHVETVPIGVHASNNLPQHFHSAADTSGLGVVGQWSQNSVPMDPQRVALSSDVGSFNHQMNQSLAGSSGTNNSIEIDGGCHSNLIASRNSSTALASIQGPPTGGLGLARSNYGQRTSYRAISSYPSVGFTVTSEDGRQPGMETVMPPGQPRPLTTIGRHGERNGRARNFYDRFQSFSDEDNNGRRRVSEGVAIMDRPTFYDSRNFFDQHHDMRLDIDNMSYEELLALGDRIGIVSTGLSEDAISRCLMEILYCSSKQDQDDEEELKCAICLEEYRGGESLGRLNCGHDFHASCIKQWLLIKNVCPICKASALEDTIKEK, encoded by the exons ATGGTATCGTTGGCAGTTCTTCCAAGATTTCGCAG GCACTTGATTAATCAATCCCAAATGTCTGAAATGGATCCTGACCAAATCTGGAATCATCCATGCCCAGATCCTCGCCTGAACTTGG AAAATGGTTCTTTCGTGCTTTCTTCAGAGAATGTAGCAGTCAATGATGTGAATTCAATGAACAACTTTAACATCACTCACGGATCAAATGGCCCTCCATTGTCTACTTTCACTTCAGAGATTCCAAATTACATGGCAATTGGAACCTCACATGATCTCAGCCTGCGTGCTCCATCTGCTGCCAGCTCTAGTCAGCGTCCCCTGAGTTATGTCCAGCAAGGACCTCCTTTCTACAATCAACATGCAACTGGGGATGTGGGCTGCATGGTTAATCCTCATATGGACCATGGAAGAGCATCATATAAAAGAAAGATCCCAGAACTCTCAATAGTTTCTGACAGAGGAAACGCCAGCAGATATTATGGTGCTGGTAGTGCTTCCAGTCTTCCCTTTACAAATGAGCTAATACAGCCAAAGCCTTTATCAGGTCCTCATTGTTGGCCTTGGGATCCTGTTAGCATGGTCCCCAGTTACAGCAGTAATGTCTTATCTTCTGGAGAAGGATCTCAGAGAAATGTCCGAGCCCGACATAATCATGCCTTTCATGTGGAAACAGTCCCAATTGGGGTCCATGCATCTAACAATCTACCTCAACATTTTCATTCAGCAGCAGATACTTCTGGTCTGGGTGTAGTAGGGCAATGGAGCCAAAATTCTGTGCCTATGGATCCCCAAAGAGTGGCTCTATCTTCAG ATGTTGGCTCCTTCAATCATCAGATGAATCAGTCCCTTGCGGGAAGCAGTGGCACCAATAACAGTATAGAGATTGATGGGGGGTGCCACTCCAATCTCATTGCAAGTAGAAATTCAAGTACTGCTCTAGCAAGTATTCAGGGTCCTCCCACAGGGGGCCTAGGGCTGGCTCGTAGTAACTATGGTCAAAGAACTTCTTATAGGGCCATTTCGAGCTACCCATCTGTGGGTTTTACGGTCACTTCTGAAGATGGCAGGCAGCCGGGAATGGAAACTGTTATGCCTCCCGGACAGCCAAGGCCACTGACTACTATTGGGCGTCATGGTGAGAGGAATGGGAGGGCAAGGAATTTCTATGATAGATTCCAGTCATTTTCAGATGAAGACAATAATGGCAGGAGACGGGTTTCTGAG GGGGTTGCTATAATGGACCGGCCAACCTTCTATGATTCTAGGAATTTCTTTGATCAGCACCATGACATGAGACTAGACATTGATAACATGAGTTATGAG GAGCTGCTTGCACTGGGAGACAGAATTGGAATTGTTAGCACAGGCTTGTCTGAAGATGCCATCTCAAGATGTTTGATGGAGATATTGTACTGCTCTTCCAAACAGGATCAGGATGATGAGGAAGAATTAAAGTGTGCAATATGCTTG GAAGAGTATAGAGGTGGAGAAAGTCTTGGGAGACTGAACTGTGGACATGATTTTCATGCCAGCTGCATTAAGCAATGGTTGCTGATAAAGAATGTCTGCCCAATCTGCAAAGCCTCAGCCTTGGAAGATACTATAAAGGAAAAATAA